The following are encoded together in the Cicer arietinum cultivar CDC Frontier isolate Library 1 chromosome 2, Cicar.CDCFrontier_v2.0, whole genome shotgun sequence genome:
- the LOC101491188 gene encoding protein SPIRAL1-like 2, whose protein sequence is MGRGNSSGGGQSSLGYLFGSGEAPKPATTNAQPEGQTVNNAPPPKPAAPNAIDPSKPAGINSNSIDGLNTGNFITDRPSTKVHAAPGGGSSLGYLFGGPGDGK, encoded by the exons ATGGGACGTGGAAATAGCAGTGGTGGTGGTCAAAGTTCATTGGGTTATCTTTTTGGCAGTGGAGAGGCCCCAAAACCAGCAACAACTAATGCACAACCTGAAGGGCAGACTGTAAACAATGCACCCCCTCCAAAACCAGCTGCTCCTAATGCAATAGACCCAAGCAAGCCTGCTGGTATCAACAGTAATTCTATTGATGGCCTGAACACTGGCAACTTCATCACG GACCGACCCTCAACCAAGGTTCATGCTGCCCCTGGTGGCGGCTCTTCTTTGGGTTATCTCTTTGGTGGGCCTGGGGATGGAAAATGA